The following is a genomic window from Paenibacillus thiaminolyticus.
GAATCGGGGAACGCAGGTTATGGTGACGCTGCCGGCAGTGGACCCGTCTCATCCGGCAGGGGCCGACAGGCTGCCTGTCCCGGCCGGGGAGAATATGCCGACCTAGAGATTAGAGATACAAAGAGGGTGCTGCGGCAGGAAGCGTGAAGCTTCCGGCTACAGCACCCTCTTCTGTTCCCGTTCTGGCGCTTTTTTATGGAGCATTCGCCCCGTTATCCGGTTCCGATGACGGATCCGATGGCGCGTCCTTGTCTACGAATCTGCGGAGGATCGAGACTTCGACCCGGCGATTCTGCGCCTGCCCTTCGACCGTACTATTATCGGCGACTGGGTGATATTCCCCCATGCCGACGGCCTGGAAGTGCTTCGGATCGATACCGGAACGCTCAAGCACGACCTTCATGAAGCTGAGCGCCCGAGCCGAGCTCAGATCCCAGTTCGATTCGAAGTTGCTGTTGCGAATCGGGCGGTTGTCGGTATGCCCGCTGATGACAATATCATTGTCCTTGTACTGCTTCAGCATATCCCCGATCGTGATAGCCAACTGCTTGGCGTCAGACTTGAGGGTCGCTTTCCCGGAGTCGAACAGCGCGCTGTCTTTAATCGTTATTTTCAGCTCTGAATGATTGAGCTCGGTGCTCAGTTGGTTGGATAAGCCGCCATTGGCAATATATTCGTTCATCTTGTCCCGCAGCGTCTCCAGCTCCGCCTGCTCTTGCT
Proteins encoded in this region:
- a CDS encoding flagellar motor protein MotB, coding for MSKKRRQSHDEHVDESWLIPYADILTLLLALFIVLYGMSTVDAKKFQEMSQAFNIALDSGGGAGILDQQAIIPPNNAKNVDPSAAARNRERNEYMVKAKQEQAELETLRDKMNEYIANGGLSNQLSTELNHSELKITIKDSALFDSGKATLKSDAKQLAITIGDMLKQYKDNDIVISGHTDNRPIRNSNFESNWDLSSARALSFMKVVLERSGIDPKHFQAVGMGEYHPVADNSTVEGQAQNRRVEVSILRRFVDKDAPSDPSSEPDNGANAP